CTAGCCCCAGCAGCCCCTCCGGAGTGtggagattggggggggggggagggaggggtgtGTGTGGCGGGGACGGGGGAAACAGAACTAGACACACCGTAACCCTTTTCAGCGGGTGGGCAGAAGTGTACAGTCTCCATCTCGGTCCTCCTGGCCCAGACCGTTTTCCTGTTCCTCGTGGCGACAAAAATACCAGAGACTTCTCTAAGCGTCCCTTTGCTGGTGAGGTAAGTGGGgctagaggctggatttgagcccAGAGAATGAAGCCTGGAGGAAGGGGCAAAGACCAGcggaaagagagaggagacaggaAGTGGAAAAATGAGCCAAGGGGAAAGCTGGGCTGCAGGTTAAACAGTTGTTTCAAAAATCGAATCTGTAGGGAAGGAGGCGGAGTCAGGAAATGGGAAACGCAGAGCCTAGTGGGGATGGGATAGAAACGAGAGAAAGGTAGGTTTCCCCCACTGCTTTATTTGCATGGGTGGTGAGTCTACAATTCCCTAGATAACTTGCCCCACCTCTGTTTCATCTCGAGCTCTCCGGAGTATTCCTGCTAAAGGAGTGGCTGAGTATTTCCAACCGATCTACGGCCCCCAGACTTGGGGAGTACCCCCTCCTCCCGCTTTATTCCTGCTTCTACCTAGCTCTCAAAAGTTGCTTATTATTCCCTATGCACCGTCTTCATACCCACATCCCACCTGTAGGCCCGGCAGTCAAGTCGTAATGTACGCTTTGTTCGTTGCACAACCCAAAGAGCCACGTGGGCCATTGGAACTAAACTGTCGTCTTGGGGGCAGTATGAATTTCGGTGAATCCCAGCCCTACGGGGAAACAGAAGCGAGCCCCGCGGAGGAGGAGCTGCGCGCTGGCTTTGGCCGCCGCTCCCACCTCTCTCATGCCCCGCCCCGCAGCCTCCGCCACTCGCGACAACGCGCGCCCAGGGTTCCCTGAGCTCGGGTTATGGGCCGGGTCTCTGCAGCCACAGAAGCGCCGAGTCTCCAGCTGTAGCCATAGGGCCGAGATCTGAGAATAAGGGCAGGGTACACAGTAAATTTCCACATCCCCAAGGTCAGTCTCGTTTACTAGacagcccttccttttcctccccaccTCTCTCACCTGCAGCAAGGTAGTTCCAAAGCTCACTGCACTCCCCATAGCCTCTCTCAGCACTAGCCCCAGGGAGAGTTCTGGAGACGGTGGGAAGCTGTGGGATTCCAGCTTCGCCCCTTCCCCCTCCGGCAGCTCCCTTTCCTCCTTGTCCTGGTCCCCAGGCTCCGGAGGTCGCAACTTCTCTAGCCCGATTTCCAGGTATTCATGAGCTGCTGCCAGGGCCAACTCCAGGGAGCACAGAAGTGGGGGCTGGAGGGCCACCTGGTGGGGTGAGAGAAGTCAGCGAGAATGCCTTTGGGGTAAGGGGAGTCAGGACGGCTTCTGAAGGCTAATTTCGGGACTGAGGGCCACCCCGCAGATTGCTAGGTCATTCCAAGGTCAGAACATGACGATCTTTGAGTAAACCCTAAAATAGAGTGTTAAGAGTTGGAATCTTCGTGATCATCTACATCCAAACCCTTAGTTTGACGGAGAGTTCGCTTGGATGAACCGACTTTAGGAAAAGTGGGATCTCACTGAGATGTGTGCACGCTAGTTAGAAATTCACTAGCGGATTGGAGAAAGGAGCTTGGGAGGCAGAGGAAGGCTCACAAAAAGGCTATTGGAGCACAAACGGGCGGAGAACGGTCGCGTCTCCTGGCGGGCCTCACCTCCGTGGAGCTGTGGTAGCGATAGACCCATAACAGAGTATCGAGGGAACCCGAGGAGCCCTTCATGGGTGAAGCGGTTCCTTTAAGGCAGAGTCAGACTGTAAGGTAATTATGTGACTCTCACACGGGAGGAAGAGCTGCTGGGAGGGAAAGGGCCTGCTCCTTAAGGAAGGAAACTTTAAGGCTATTATGTCATACCCTATCCTGAAACGCAAATAGCGCATTGTGAGGGAGGAAAGCGAGCATGAGACAGTGGCGGTGGTGACGTAGAGCTGTCCCAGCCAGCAAGTGCCTTTCGGAAGTATTGCTTCCAGCTGCTGCTGCGGTGAAGTGGCCGAAATGGGATTGGAATTTAGTTGACGGCAATTGTGATGTCACTTACAAATTGAGGGAGTTGtaacctttctttcctcccccttcttgCCTGCAGTTGGAGTCAGAAAGGATGAGGACATTTATGGTCACATCCTATCCCCCTTATCTCAGGTATCTCATTTTCGTCATGGTTGTAGCTGCTCTGATTGTCATGAATTGCGTCATCGTGCTCAACGTCTCTCTCAGGACGCCCAACACTCATGTTATGTCTCCTCGGTTACGTTATGTAAGCCGTTGGGGTGATGGGATGTATAGTTTTAAGTCTGTAGCGAAGCTGACTAGGAGTAAAAAATGGGACAGACATTCTGCGGATCTCCTGTCCCTCAGGTTTTCTTAGAATTGTTGCCACGTCTTTTGGGTTCTTCTATTCCACCTCCGCCGGCGCCAGGCGCAGCTTCTTCCCAACGTAGGGCTTCTTCCCAGGGAATTCTACTCCGAGCGGAGGAACTGATCCTGAGGAAGCCCCGGAGCGAGCTGCTATTTGAAGGGCAAAAACATCGGCATGGGGCAGGACCTGGTGAGCGTCATTACAAGTCGAGGGATGTGGGGAGCTATGAGTTTGGAGGGGGTTCGAAATACactcttttcctcctcatctcagcTGCCTCCACCGCTGCACTGTGTCAGAGTCTGGGAACTGCTTCATCAGAGATTCGTTGCTGTGTGGACGCGGTGAACTTCTTAGCGGAAAGCATGCGGGAGCAGGAAGATTCTGGGGAGGTATGGAAGGTTCAGGACCTGCttaaggagcatttattaagggtctgTTAAAAGCTTGAAAGACATAAgacaatccctactctcaaagagctcagGTAAAGGGGAGACACCATGCAAATATCTTATGTACAAACAAGAGAGGGTGAATTGGAATACTtgagggaaggcattagcattaaAGGGATTTGGAAGTTTCTTGTAAAAAATGTGACTTTagcttgaaggaagctagggaacaGGTCCTGGAGATACATGTTTCCTGGGAAGATCAGCAAGGAGGCTGTTAGCAATGTCAGGGGATGCCTTGTTTTAAACTTTCCAGGGTTACCTGGCTGAGTCTGTGTGCTCTCACAGACTCAGTGCTTGTTACCCCTTTTCCAGGAAGTTTCCAGCTGGGTCCTTGTGGGAAAGGCCTTGGACAACATCTGCTTCTGGGCAGCCCTTGTGCTCTTTGGGTTTGGCACAGGCCTTATCTTTTTTGGCGGTCACCTGAACCAGGTGCCTGACTTGCCCTTCCCCCCTTGTATGTAGACTTCCTTTTTAAGCAGACCAGTCTCATCATGAAATAAAACCTTCACTGACCAGTCACTAAGGCCCAATTGAAAAGGGTGCCTCCCACATTTCACTTCCCTCttcctaaaaatcttttttggacTCCAGTCTcctttattcagttatttttgttcCACTGAGGAACTCACACTGAGGCCTCTCTCCTCTTCTATGGTATAAGGACCTCAGCAGCCTCCTGCCCTGTAAAAGCAGACCCAGTTTTTCCTAGCCTCTACTCTTCCACAAAATACATTGAATCACGACTAAAGTAAGGCCTTTTAGCCTgcattaaagtattttttccctaGTGAATAGTTTGAATATTAATTAATCTATCCCAGTTTCCCAGacatttccctctttcctctcctcctcccccaacaACACAATAGCTAGCTTTTATGaagtgctttaatgtttgcaaagcattttgcatgttagctcatttgatcctcacaactatataaaataactactaaaatctccattttaaagacgAGGAAATGGAAGcacttgccccagggtcacacaggtagtgtatgtgagagacaggatttgaactaaggtcttcctgattccacattccacactatccactgaaccatttaACCTTGACCTGAACACTTCTAGATTCCcagtttcccctccccccacaaacAATATCCCATCTTGCTCAACTCCGGAAGCCCTATAAAAACCCACTTTGTGTATATTACTGGTTTTGGCCCTCCTTCCAAAGGATATACTAGTGGACCTAAGCTGTTCCTCTTTCCTTGGCTGTCCCCAGTACAATATTCCTCCACAATAAAGTTTGCTTCTTCTAACTCCTTATGAATGGTGTTTTGCCTTGTGATGTTCTACCTCCCATTCAGGTCTGTTTTTCCTGAACAATAGATAGCATTGTGGCTATCTTTTTCTACCTGGCCAATAGGCCCAATTTGACCTGTTAGAGGTTAGAGGAAGGGAAAGCAGAGTAATCAGAGCCtcctaaaagaaattagagaattgTGGGTACTTCCCCTTATCTTCCTTTGATgactgttttgttgttttctttcctcaACTCTTATATCCCAATCTCACACAAATATTCCTGGCTTCTTTTTACTTGTTTCATTCTGGAATCTATTTTGGAGTCTATTCTGGCCATTGCTTCATTACTGACAATTATTATTGAACATATTCTTTGTAGTTGTAATACTAGTGTTAGTTTATTTGAGTAAGAAAGCAATGGGATAGGAGAAGCTGGTTGAATTCTGTCTTTATTAACAAATGAGGTTTCCAAGGCCACTACATTGAGATTGAGGGCAGGGAATAGGATGAAGGGGGCTACTTGCTGCTCACACTATATACAAATGCAAGCAAGGTGGGGCTGGGGGGGGTAGATGAGAGCAGTAGCCAGTCCCATCCTCCCCCATCTCCCCCATCCAGGAAGAGcattggagaagaggaaagggaagataagattagaaaggggAAGGATTATTTTGGCTGGCAGCCCCCCTCCCCATTCCCTGGAGTGGGGGGGGGAGATGATTAAAGTGCTTTCAGAAAGTAATGAGGAAATGGTCCCCATGGACCATCCCCCCCTTCCCCTGGAGTGACTGGTGACCCTGTCTCTATGCCACCCCCCCAGGGTCTGGTACATTCATTGGGGGAGTTGGTCCCCCTGGCGTGCAAAAAAAGGGGCCCTGGGACTCTGCCCTAGATAGCAGCAGTAGAATGAAGGGAGGCATCCCCAAGCACTTTCCTCTTtagtgggagaggaagagggaggaaggggctgATTCCCAAATAATTTCTGATGGGAGAAAGCTGTACCTCTATCCAGGAGTCGAGAGTAACaggcacagttttttttttttttttttttttttttttgagagaacactttgagagaggaaagaggaggaaagggaaggttaCGTGATCACAAAAGCTTCAGGGGTCATAGGTCACGTTCCCAGCAGGCTCCAGtgaatcaaactaaaaaaaaaaaaaaaaaaagcaaaagcccAGGAAGGGTAGAGAGGGAGAGGCCTGGGAAGCCTGGCTTTTTGTTGGTCGTGGTGGTGGGAGCTGGAAGTAGAGATGGGTTATATGCCCAGTATGGAGATATACCCCACCTATCCCTGCTCAGCCTGGGTGTCCATCACCAGTTCATGATGCAGTTACGATTCAGAGTCATGAAGTAAACCTGGCTGCTGCCTCCAGAACGAACTGAAGCAAAGAACACCTACAAGTTGGGGAAACAGAGGGAATGACTGGGTTAGGCATGGGAGTAGTTGTATATGCTGCCGAAGTCTAGGAGGAACAGGGGATCTGGTGACAGGAAAGGGTCTCTTCTGCCTAGCACTGGGTGTGGgcaagtgagctggaaaagaatcACCTGGGTTATAAAGGGACCCAATGGAGGAGGGGGGTTGGGGTGGAGTAGTAGAGCTCTCTGGGGTCCTAGTTGGCAGATTGTCAGAGTTGAAACCACTGAAGTGACTCATCTCTAGAACTCCAATTCCCTAACAGCTCTGTATTCCCAAGAAGCACTGATTCTAGGTCTCACGAGATATTATTCTACCCTGCAGGAATAAGAGAGTAGTCAGTAGCATTTGTGGGGATAGCAGGAGGCATATGGAACTCCCACCTTGTCATTCCTCTCACACAGGAATTTGAGTCTCTGTGCTCGCTTGTGCATGAAGACCCCATCCAAATGCCCTGTTTCCACGGAGCGGATCTCGATGGCTTTCTCGCCCCAACCCATGATCTGGTTGGAACAGATGTAGGCTtccagagaggaaagagaatgtcAAAGACAATGGAGTGGCCTGGtcccatttaaaaatacaaagccTTCTATGTAGGACCCCCACTCCTAATTCCCTAGGAGTTTCAGGAATGGAAATTTCTAGAGGAGAAGACATGACATAGAtgccagggagaaaaaaaagaggtaataGGAGATAAAAGTTGGGCTGAGTTTTGAGAATAGCTTGGAGGTGAGATAACTCAGACAGGGCTGGAGAAGGATCCTCACCTACGGAGGTTGGCATTTCTCCCCACTGCAACACCACATCCTTGATGATCCGGCCATAGGTATTAACATACACACCTTCATCCTCATAACAAAGAAGCATCTCCATGCCTTCAGCATTTGGAAGGAAGATGATGGCATGAGGAGTTATCTGGCTCTGGATCTGTAGGGGATTAAGAAGAAGTAACTACATCTAAACACTATCTCTGCTTCTTCCCCACCCTTTAAAGACTTAGCTGCTTTCCCCACAACTCACATGCACAGGGATGTAGATATCATAGCTGTTCCCTGAGTCCACATCAACAGCATGGAAGCCAGCACTAGAGCCATAGATGACCTTGAGTCGCTGTCCCTCCTCCACCGTCAGGTCAACCAGCAGTGGCCGGTGAGGGAGGTCAGCAAAGGACTGAAGGGGATAGGGCAGTTCAGGGTGAGGAGTGGATGTGGgatgggggaggggctggggctGGGAAGATGTGGAGAGGATGAAATGGGCCTGGGGCTAAGAGGCAAGAGGGACAGGGGTGGACAGTTTAGAACAAGATTGAGGTGCTGGTGATGGGGAATATGGGGAGTAGAAGGGAACAGTAAAAGccctgcaaaagaaaaattggggagggggagtggGGGATTCAGAGTGAGAATATGGGActtgggggaaaagaagggatgTGGCTGGCAGGTATTACCTTGAAAGCCATGAATTTATGGTAGGGCTTGGGGGCCCAAGCATACACCTCCACTGAGCTCTTCAGGGCAATTACCAGGAACTTAATTCGTTCGTATTTCACTGAggaaagtgggggtgggggtttGTATGAGAAGGGAACAGTTAGGTGAATACACACCTATAACTGCCTTCTCAACTCTCCTTGAATACTTCCCCAGTGTTTCTGCTTCAAGTTCTCCCAGATCTTAAGCTTAAAGTAAAATGCTCATCATGTGCTAGGTGGTATTCACCTCCCTAGATTTCATCCCTCCAAAAGGTAATGTTTACTTCCTGTGTTCCCTTCCTCTATCTTCCCATTGTTGACAAGTTAACATCCTCCCTCTGCTGTCCCTTACAATGCCCAGTGAAATTTTCCTCTCACCAACTCGATAGTGCCCACAGCCTTCCATGTCCCCTACAGTAGTCCATCCCTGTTTCTTCTCCACCTCTGGATCATTGTGTAAGATCTTGTTCCGGAGCCAAGACAGATAGTAAACTCGAAGCTTATTCCTTTTCCCTGGTGGTGGTACATGAATTAACATCCTTTTTAGAAGCCCAACTCCTTCCCCTACCCTCATATGTCTATGTTATAGCAGTGACAAATGCATTCcacttccttctgttcctttcTTCTGCCCCATCCCTACCCCTATCCTTTTGCTAATATCAGGATTTGATGAGTGGGTTAAATTCACAATACTTCCACCTTCCAGTCTTTCTCCCAGATATGTCACTGTCCTATCCACCTTTTAAATACCTGAGATGGTGATGAGTAGGTTAAGCCCTTCCAGGACATCCATTTGTTGGAAACGTCTCCGCCCAATGAGCCCATACACTTTCCCCTGCCCGCTTCGATCCAGCAGCATCAACCCATTCTCTGTGCCTACCAGCAAGTTCACACCTAAAATACAAAGGCATCattatttgaaaatcatttcTCTACTCCACTAAAAAATGAACCCATTCCATCTCCCTGCCAGGGATATATAGATTTCCCCAGCTTAGTCTAAGAATCTTCCTTACTCCCATCTATACTTACCCCACAGGGCAGCACAGAGGATTTCTGAGTTAAATCGTTTCTTATACTTTCGAATTTCAGGGGTGTCACTGTGGGGCCGAGTATTAGTAGGGTTCACGTTGACCACAGAGCCTTTTCGAACCTCATACTGCAACTGCTCCAGCCGCCCACCCTCTCTACCCACCAGGGCTGCAGGGAGAGAAGAAGTTGGTAAGTAACATAAGATTCCCAAAGAAGACCATAGATCCAAATAGACCCGAGAAGAACCTTGAAATTTAATTACTACAaccttctaattttacagatgagagggGTAAAAAGGAAACTGCTTTTCCCTCTGTGTCATATTGCATACCTAAGGATCTGTTCTGGACCCAATTATTTACCTCACACTGTAACAGCCTTCTCTTGACACTGACAAAATGTCTGAGGATAAAAGAATGATGactggggtaaaaaaaaaaaaattggtgccttctttcctttattggtCTCCTTATCTCCTAGATAATGTCTACAACATGTTCATAATCTCTAAGGATAATTGCTCCTCAGGACAACTACGTTGCACACTGGAAAGAGTGTGCTGGGCcttaagtcagaaagactcaccttcctgaaagggacctgtatgtgcaaaaatatttgtggcagccctttttgtagtggccagaaactggaaactgagtggatgcccatcaactgaaaaatggctgagcaaattgtggtatatgaatgttatggaatattattgttctgtaagaaatgaccagcaggatgaatacagagaggcttggagagacttacatcaactgatgctgagtgaaacgagcagaaccaggagatcattatatacttcaataacaatactatatgaggatcaattctgatggaagtggctatctttggcaatgagaggatccaattcaattccaattgatcagtgatgaacagaaccaagtacacccagcaaaataacactgggaaatgagtgtggactacaacaaacatagcatttatattctttctgttgttgtttgcttgaatttttgtttttcttcccagattatttttacctttctaaatctgatttttcttgtgcaacaagagaattatataaatatgcacacatatattgtatttaagttatactttaacatgtttaacatgtatgagactgcctgctatctaggggagggaaggaaggggaaagttggaacagaagtgtttgcaaaggtcaatgctgaaaaattacccatgcata
The Sminthopsis crassicaudata isolate SCR6 chromosome 4, ASM4859323v1, whole genome shotgun sequence genome window above contains:
- the C4H17orf107 gene encoding uncharacterized protein C17orf107 homolog isoform X2, giving the protein MKGSSGSLDTLLWVYRYHSSTEVALQPPLLCSLELALAAAHEYLEIGLEKLRPPEPGDQDKEERELPEGEGAKLESHSFPPSPELSLGLVLREAMGSAVSFGTTLLQISALWLQLETRRFCGCRDPAHNPSSGNPGRALSRVAEAAGRGMREVGAAAKASAQLLLRGARFCFPVGLGFTEIHTAPKTTV
- the C4H17orf107 gene encoding uncharacterized protein C17orf107 homolog isoform X1, which translates into the protein MKGSSGSLDTLLWVYRYHSSTEVALQPPLLCSLELALAAAHEYLEIGLEKLRPPEPGDQDKEERELPEGEGAKLESHSFPPSPELSLGLVLREAMGSAVSFGTTLLQVREVGRKRKGCLVNETDLGDVEIYCVPCPYSQISALWLQLETRRFCGCRDPAHNPSSGNPGRALSRVAEAAGRGMREVGAAAKASAQLLLRGARFCFPVGLGFTEIHTAPKTTV